The DNA window AAGCCAATTCATATGCTTACTGTActtcattattttgtttgcaGCTAATGGTACTATGATCTTTTAGTGTAAACAAATCTCAAATGAATTAGAAGTCATCCATCTTAATCTTTTTCTTATGTTTCTAGGAGAAAAGGCAGCAGCTTCTTACCGAGATAAGGACACTATGCGAAGCACCCTGTTCCGAGGGCCTTGTGGAGTTTCATGGAGCATTTTATACCCCTGATTCTGGGCAAATTAGCATAGCTTTGGAGTACATGGATGGAGGGTCGTTGGCAGATGTCCTGCGTTTGAAAAAATGTATACCCGAGCCTGTCCTTTCGTCTATGTTTCAGAAACTTCTTCAAGtatagttttcttttccctttctcaTTTATTATCCCCAAAATTCTGGGGTATATTTCCAATAATCGGCTTACTTGTTCTATTAACTAATTGGTACCATTTCATTCTGGTTTTTAAGGGTCTAAGTTATCTGCATGGAATGAGACATTTGGTTCACAGAGATATAAAGCCAGCCAATTTACTTGTAAATCTTAAGGGTGAAGCAAAAATTACTGATTTTGGCATAAGTGCTGGCTTGGAGAATTCAATGGCAATGGTTAGTTTTAATAGTTAGCATCGTTACCATTTCCCTCGGTGTTATTGACCATTGAATTGGAGGCAACCGAGACAAGTTTTTGTTAACTCGGTTTTTGCACGTGATAACAGTGTGCTACTTTCGTCGGAACTGTCACGTACATGTCACCAGAGCGAATTCGAAACGAGAGCTATTCTTATCCAGCTGACATTTGGAGCCTTGGGCTTGCACTCTTTGAGTGTGGTACTGGTGAATTTCCATATTCAGCTACTGAAGGTCTAGTGAACCTCATGTTGCAGGTATGAGCTTATGATCAAAAGATATCCTGCTTTTTCTTCTACGTGTGAATTACACCATTTCTGGAACTTATTTGTTCGGTGTACTTGACCAGATTGccttttaacttatttaatGTTGCattctttttgtgttttctAAACTCTTTTCCTTTACGATAGATTTTGGATGACCCGTCTCCATCGCCATCAAAACATAAGTTTTCTCCGGAGTTTTGCTCGTTTGTTGATGCTTGCTTGCAGAAAGACGCAGATGCTAGGCCAACAGCGGAGCAGGTAAGTCTATGCAAATTAACACgtctttttagattttgatcGTGCATGCTGGTTCAAGATGTATTCAATTACTAAAATCCAAATCAGAACtagattaatattttcaaagattttttgtttttgctatGTAAAGACCTTATATCTCTTGAGGTAGGCAACACTGGTTCAAGATGGATAATGTTTGTTGATACGTCTCTGATTGCAGCTGCTTTCACACCCATTTATCAAAAAATATGAGGATGAACAAGTAGACTTGGCAGCTTTTGTACAGAATGTGTTTGATCCAATACAGAGGATGAAGGACTTGGCCGATGTaagtatataatatttatgttcttaGTCTATTACCTATTAAACGACATTACCCTTACAAAATTACGAATATCATTCTAAGAGCCAGCCGATGTTCGGTCTGATCTCGTATGCAGTTTTTGAAATAGTCCTTTGGGTTCTTCTAGTATGAATATGGTGGAGCTGTGCTGGTGAAATAATCGTAGTCTTACAAGAACCTGAAGTCCAATATCTTAAACACCATTGTGAAtttttgtaacagcttaaacccattgctaacagatattgtcctaagcttttccgatggagaggggaacgaagcattccttataagggtgtggaaaactctccctaccatacgtgttttaaaaccttgaagggaagcttgaaaggaaaagccgaaagaggacaatatctacaagcggtgggcttgggctattacacttTTGCACGGTAAGACTGGATGCTGACctcgtct is part of the Cucurbita pepo subsp. pepo cultivar mu-cu-16 chromosome LG03, ASM280686v2, whole genome shotgun sequence genome and encodes:
- the LOC111791617 gene encoding mitogen-activated protein kinase kinase 3 isoform X2, which gives rise to MRIFGAIGSGASSVVQRAIHIPAHRIMALKKINIFEKEKRQQLLTEIRTLCEAPCSEGLVEFHGAFYTPDSGQISIALEYMDGGSLADVLRLKKCIPEPVLSSMFQKLLQGLSYLHGMRHLVHRDIKPANLLVNLKGEAKITDFGISAGLENSMAMCATFVGTVTYMSPERIRNESYSYPADIWSLGLALFECGTGEFPYSATEGLVNLMLQILDDPSPSPSKHKFSPEFCSFVDACLQKDADARPTAEQLLSHPFIKKYEDEQVDLAAFVQNVFDPIQRMKDLADMLTIHYYLLFDGPDELWHHTKALYHESSTLSFSGKQFSGPNDIFAKLSDIRSTLGGDWPLEKLVHVVEKLQCRAHGQDGIAVRVSGSFIVGNQFLICGDGVQVEGLPNFKDLSIDMASKKMGSFREQFIIEPSDLIGRYFIAKQELYIIQ